The genomic stretch taataataataataataataataatatgcgtACTCTGATATTAAATATTACCTATTATATCTaagtatacattatatatacgagatatatttttgaagaaaCACTTTATACTCGTCTTTCGTCGCTGACGAACTCTCGGAAagacaaggaaaaaaatattgttttttcactACGTTTGATacatttattatgtatatgatTATGTGTTACTcgattaaaatatttaaatcaatATCCAGGCAGTCTTCAATTCTCATAGTACCATCTACAGCAGTTGTTTTAATTGAGAAGAAGAATGTAGTCAGCGTCATGCAAAAAGTAAGAGAATTTTGAatacatataaaattataactataaaaaaatttatgaaagtaaaagaaatcTTATTTAATATTGCAAAAGATCACCAAGGATACAAATTTTCGCAGAATTTGAAACTTATATTTTACACGTGTACCTACAAGTTTTATCGAGAAACGAATCGGTCGGATTTAATACATACTAAAATATGATTTCAACTCTCAAGTCACGGTCTAAAGTCTGTGTTTTTACAGAAACGGCCTGGTTCCGGTCTAGTGTTGGCTCGTCTTAGTCCTGTAGGTTCGTTACTTCTGCAGTTTGGCGCATCTCTTCCCTCGGGATTCGCACTGCAAGCGCTAGTCGATGGCTGCTCGTTTAACCTTGGTAGAAAGAGCCatattatacttattcatttttacctcagaaaagaaacaaaatttgctGGAACTTGTAAAGTTGGCATATTTTAAGTTAGTGATCACCATATTTCATTATATAAGGATCAATTTCCGATCGAGTTTAATTGGGTCACCTGAGACCAGTCTGCAACAATCTGGCCGAAGGATCGGCGTTCCGCTTCATGGACACCATCGCCCCCATAAGTAAGGATGGAACCGCGCACTCCATGAGGTGGATACGCTCGGCCAACTCCGTCTGACGTTGTTCCAGGGATGCCTTGCGTTTCTCGTAGTGAGAAACCATGTGGGACCAGTAGCTGCTAGATTTCCTGGATGTCGCTGTACTGACAAGAGATTCAGATGACGCGGTAATCTCTGAGCCCGGCATTTTGTTTGATTAGTGCACTGATTTTGTTCGCAAAATATCTGGAAACCCAACGTTGACAAGACGGCAGTGTCTGAAATATTCGGGCTACGAAGAATTTTGAAGGTCTATATAATCCGCCGAATTAAAAACATTTGACTACGGACCAGCTGATCATTCATGGCACATATGAAATATCCCAAAAAGCAAAACTCGGTgacgtatgcatatatacgtaATTCTCGAAGATGGCGTCGCGTGACGAGTTTCCCTTGGATCAAAAGCTTTTGAAaacgttttaaaattcttgGTGTAAAATTTCTACAGCTCGAAGAgacagaataaaaagaaaataaacaaaaaagcgATAAGTAAATTATCAAGATGAACTCTTTCCGAACTTCTGATCTCGGTACCGCAGATCTTGGGAGCGGCAACGTCAGCAATGAAAAGGGCACTAACAGCCATTGGAAGGACATTGTGAACAAGTATGAGAGACGAAATGCTTCGCTAGAACGGCGTCAGGCCCAGTTGTCCGAACGTCTTCGAGCCATGGAGTGTGCCCTGCCATCGATGCTGATGAACGCTATGGTCTCCATGCACTACGGAACCGAGCCACCAAGCATGGACCTGACCAGCATCTTGTCCAAGTCAGGCGTCGGTTCCGGGACACAAGGCGTGGACTTGAACCAACCGATTTCTGAGAGTTATCAAATAGAACTCGTTTACAAAAGAGATGAAGAACCGTTCGACGCTAACCGGCAAGGTAAGAACTCGAAGGATTCGACTTCAACGTCAGTAAGGAGTTCTCGGTTCGCCACCGGCGATGACTCGCATCTGAATCACAATACGACTAGTGATGGTCAGGTGCCAACCGATGATGAAGGTCTTTCGGTTATGAGTTCTCGGGACTTGATCGCCCTCGGGCGAATCCAGGAGCTGGCCGAACAGGAACGTTTGCTCAAGAGGTACATATGCGATCTTGAAAGCCGTGAACGAACCTTCTGCGAGACTTTGGAGAAGGCCAACAGACTTCTGAACGATCCATTGGACTGCATGGAGTGTCTGCCCATCTGTCCGGGCGCTGAAGTCAAGGAGCCGCTTTCAAACGATCCGGTAATACAGAGGCTGCAGAAACTCGAGTTTTACAACAAGAGAATGATCACGAGCATGCGGAGTCTCAGGCAGGAGAAGAACGTGCTGATTAAACAGACGGACATGTTGAAAACGCAGCTCAGATCCACCCAGGAAAAGCTCGGTGAGGTGCAGAAAGAGGTGCTTGGTGATTCGAAGGTCATTCCTGTTATGGGCGAACCTTCGTTCACCGCGGTGCGGGGTACTTGCAGTTGCGCCTCTACCACAAACAAAGAGAATACTGTGGGGAAAAGCACAAGTCCAAAAACGCTGATCCAGTTAGCCGAACAATTCGAGGATGTCTTGGAAAAAGCCAAGGTTTGTTCCTAAGAGTGCAAATTCGTTAGCCTGCAATTACTTCACCTTTAATTTCTCGCAGAATCGAGGTTTGTGCAAATTGAGCGGCCCTATTAAGGAAACTGCAACGAAACTGAAGCAGCTGAGCAAATCCGAGGAGGGGTACAAGTGCATTTGCGATTGTCCCTGCGATCCCACAACGAAAAAAGTTAGTTGATTGTCTTCGCTGAGGGGTGGTTATAAGAATGTAATATCTTGCCCTAGGCTTTCTGGGTGGCGCTTTTCCCGTAGCTATTTTAATAATCATTGTTTTTTCACAGCGCTACTGAAGCTCGCCGGAAAGCCTGGGATGAAAAAGGAATCTGCTGCAGAAATGTATTCTTTGAAATATCGTTTGACCTACTTTGAACGCAGGATGGACCCTGCCCCAAGTGCCTATGCGGACAATTTGACGCTGATAAGTTAGGCGAAAATGGCGACTGGTTTTGTAACAGCTGTGGCGGAGAGTGTGTCTGCGATCTCGTGAGTCTCGACGATGATTCTTCTGAAACGAATCAAGACAAAACTAGAAATTGCGAGTGCGGATGCAAAGATGATGAAATCGCTTGCAGATGCGGCTGTGGAATTGTGAACTCAAATGACGTTTCTGAAACAGGCGATATATCAAAAACAGTGGTGGGTTGGTGACAATTagatttgtcgaaattttctatGAGATATTTCTAATCCTGCAATCAATCCATTTTTGGCATTCCCCAGGCTAGGAAATTGTCCGAAGATTTGGACGGCATAATTTGCAAAGATTGCGGAAATTGCAAGTGCGGTGATGACCACTCCAGGTGTCCGGATTGCATCGAGGCCTGCACTTGCTCCTGCACCACGAAAACGGTGAAAATCGTTATACTTCTAATGCAGTTTATAACGTTTTTATTGAAGAGTCAGCTCCCGATTTTTTGCCAACTCAATTCGACAGCTATGAGTTACTTTCTATTACTTTCCTCTAACGAGATATTGGTTTCTGCGATATCAGGTGCCGGAATCTTTACCAACTCATGACGAAATCCAGTCAGGCAGCAAAACGAGAGAGTTACAAGATCCTAATATCTGTGGTCCTCGTTGCGCGTGCAGTGATTCGAATACCAAGAGTTCGGAGAACGATGTCGTCGATGAGCTCAGGAGAAGATTCGTGTTTCCATTAGGAAACAAAGGTgggagaaaataaatcaatgtGGCTTCAAACAAccaacattaaaataagccTCATATGACTCTTGGTTCCTCAGGCAATCCTGACTTGCACCCATGCTTCGAATGCGAGCAGAAAGAACCTTGCGACGTTTGCTTTACCGAAGAGCTGAAGAGATTAGACGAATCAAAAGTCACCGCGCGTTCCGTTCTTAAGCAGTCTCTCATACCCCCTTCATCAATACCATGCGaagaatgtttgaaatttggtaCCCAACGAAGCAAAGATGGCGGGAAGACAAGTCCAATGTGCAATCTGTGTCAAGTGCGCGTGATCCCAAACTTTGGTGCTGAGAAGACCTCAGAAATAATCGTTGGAGATGAAGGAAGTGGAGACCAActcgactcaaaaaaaaatcacgactCAAATTGTCCGTGCGGTTGCGAAGCGACGATTTCGACGAACCCAGATGTAATCGTGAATGATTTAAAACTTCATTTCCATTGCTTAGCGAATCAGTCTATATATTTTATGGTACATTCTCATTGACAATCCATATTTTATTCGTATCTTAGCAGTGCCTCTGCGGATGTGACGACGATGCGAATAGTCAtcatgcgataaaaaaagacaGCTGTCCCTGCGGATGTGACGAAACAACAGGGCAACACGAGGCATTGCAGGAATCAGGGTAAGAGGATGGAATGCCTAAATAGCTGGCTTGAGCCCGATCCTAGAATCGCAAAGTAGATATACATAAAAATGAttcgttttttaataattccaACTGCAGCTGTGACTGCGAGTGCGCCAAGGGTGGGGTGCACTGCGACTACTGTTGCTGCGTGGATTCCGTCGTGAAAATGTTGAAcgatgataaaatggcgcACGAAAAATCTCCGGAGACTTGTCCTTGTATCGAAGATAGTAACCGGGAAGCCGAGATGGAGCGTTTGGCCAGAACTCTTCAGCAGGAAGTCGACTCCATTGGCAGAAAAAATTACGTTCTGCAACAGCTTGTCGCTAAGTGCGGCTGCTCCTCACCTGAAATTATCGAGGGTTTCTACCCTTCGGATGGTTGTCCCTACCACGATCCAGCACCATTAAGGCCAACCATTTCTGGTCTGCAAGCAACTGTCGAATTGCTGCGTGTGAAGAATCGCAGCAAGGATGGAATGATCGCGGCTCTGGCTGAGAATCTTGGAGACTCGGTAGACCCTGGAAAAATCGTcgagaaattggccaaatcaATCGCTGCGGCAACTGAACAAGACTTTGACCAGTGCAGGCTGTACGATTACCTCAACAGCCCAGGTTGCGCTCAGGTGAATTTCCGCGAATGTGTGACATTGTGCACGAGGTGAAAGTTGAAGAGATTTTTCAACCCCCTCAGTCTACACGTTTCTTGTATTTCCTTGTCGACAGATCAGCAGCAAACTGCCAAGCCGAGATGAAATTTCCACTCGTGAAGAAGAGTCGGAAGACTTCGGGCAAATTGCTGGAGCTAGAGACGCGGAAATGATAAACCAATCACGATACGGCATTCCCCCACCTCGAGACTTTGCAGTTCTGAATAAGATCTGTGACGATTGTCTCCTAGTCGCATGGAGTCACCCGAATGATATTTCGTTCGTCAATGGTTACGAAATCCTCGTTAACGGGTAAAATTACCCCCGCAATATGCTTATGACGAAATCAGTTCACGATGGAAGATGGAGTTATTAGTCGGAAGTTCTATAATCTGAGGGATTACGAGATCGGAGATTGAGCCTTGATAATCTCTCCAGGAATCTAAACCCACCGGATATTTCTCTAGGTATTTGGCGAGCCGCGTCAGGTCGCCCACGCGCACCGAAGCTCTCTTGGTTTCTCTTGACATGTCACGCCCGGTATTGTTAACCCTGTACTCAGTTGGTCCCGGAGGATCGTGCTCCGAGCCGGTAAGGATTACCCACCCACACTGTCCCTGCATCGATAACCAACACGTCTTCAGATGATCGCTGATCAGGTACTAGTTTGTTCTATTTCCTTCACAGGAATTGAagcttttgcaattttgttatttgaatttatgttgaaaaaatcagtgaaatcTCAGAATTCTACGTAAAATTGTCTTatttactttaaaaaattaattagccaaataaaattgaagtacaaaataaattttcgtgtgCGTTTCGCTCGAGCTGCAGGAAGAGTACCATGAGATTAACAAAagtagtgttttttttttttcttgatataATTATAAGGAAAGAAACGAATGCCAGTATTATTTTGGCGAtaagtaatttatttaattgaacAAATGAGActgtgcatgtatgtacaaaaattGAGCACCCTAAAGTATTCACAGTAATTGAGCTGAGCTTATGTGGTTCGATGATAACACTGATggattattttgatattgcgctTGTATTATTGCAAGTGAGAATATTTggtgatttaaaattaattactgaCGATTTATGGAAACCTTAATCAGTGAGCGAACTTTGCAATAATTATGAGAAGTTATTGGTTCTTGGTATGTAGAAAAGTTTTCTTCGATCTACGATATCGTCGATAGTATTGAGGTCTGGCCACACATCGGGTACCTTGAAGTACACGCCAACAAGAGGGGGTTGAAAGTTCGGAGCAGTCAAGGCTCGTGGTAGTACGTCGTTATTTTCACTGGGAGTGAAGTAGATTTCCGTTGTTGTCCCGGTTTCAGTCGGGTAATAAGGATCGTCCTCCAGGACGTTGGGGACAAGCGGTTTCAAGGATGCGGTATAATCGCGTTGGGGAAATCCCGAGGTCAATGGCGTTGTCGGGGTCGTCGTGGACGGTCGGCCAGGATTCTGAGTGGACTTGGCACCCACTTTGTCCCAGCGAGGATAATTGCTGTTTTGGAAACTGAAGTGAGATTCCGTGGTCCGCGGATATCCGAAGCCGGAACGTGACGTGGTAGACTCGATGTGCTGTTCTTTCGAGTTCACAGTGAACTGATCTTCGCCTGATCCATCTCGAGGATATACTTGCTTGCTCTTTATCAGTTTTTCGAAGTGGGTCCCGAATCGAGCTTCGGTGGGCAGATTGGAGAACGTCTGCTGGCGGTCGCTCTGCCAGTTCTCGCTGACGTTGAGCCTCTGGTAACCGAAGGGGGATTTATTATATACTCTGTATTTGTCCCCTGAAAAACTTTCCGTGCTTGAAACCTGCTTCATCCTCTGATCGTCCGCCCAGTTTGGAACCACGTTCGAATTGTTAGAGCGCTCGGGTGAATTGACTGTACCAAAATGGAAGCGCCCAGTACTGACCTCTTTACCGACCGTTGAGTTAttcttggaagaaaaattgcgGTAGAGATTACCCGTCATCCATCGACTAGGCTGCGTCATGGTTGAGATGGATTCTGACTCGGCTGAAGGTTCGTGGACCATTTTGCCGAGCCGAACTCCCGCCTGGCAGTCAACGAGGTACGCGTGATCGCAGATCAGAGCCTCTTGTCGGAAGGCGGTCATCTCCGGACAGAGATAAGAAAACTTATTACCCTGGTCATCGCAGTTGTAGTAAATTCTGCAGTTCGACGGTACGTCGGCGTAGTAGCCAGTCGGGCGGCCGGCGCAGGTGAAGTTGGAATTAATTGGCTGCGCCGTCGTGTTCTGCGGGCATGAAGATAAAGAAGACAATTTTCACATCCAAGTCCATACCTACAATCGTACCGCACACTGTCAGAGGTCATTGCGGCAATTACGCTGCCTCATTACCTCCACGCATGAATAAGAAGCGGCGGCAGTCTCGGGTTGCGCAATTCTACATGCCTACGTAGTCACAAAAAGCTAAAAGTCACTGTATTTCATTTCGAAGGTCCTCTGCTTTGTCTACGCAACTACGGGCAGCATCGAACACACCAGTCGCACTCGAGATTCAAAAGTTGGTTTGCACGCCCACGTTCTCTCACGGGACagcgaatttgaaaattggtcAACGAGTgaacaaatttcataaattatatCGATCAAATGTCTGACTCGTTCGAAGTAACCGATGGTAATTGGTTGCTGTATTTATTACTATCGAAGGAATTTATGCGTAATCATAGGTCATAATTACTGTAACTTGACAGACATTCTTAAGAACTAAAACCAGTCATGCGTATTttaaaataacttgaaatcGCTAATTTCATAACATTTTATGTTTACAAAACGACACAAGGAAACTTTGGATATCTTTAATctagaaagaaaataagaggAGTAAGATATTAACTCACGAAGAATGCTTGGAGCTGTGCAGCGGTCAGGCTGATTACGACAAATAGAGTAAAAACGTCTCCGGTCATGTTGTGGAAAAGCTTGAATCGGCCGCGAGCCATTCGATTCAGAGCCAAGTATCCACTTGGACCGTAATACCGGCGAACGTACGGCTAGGCAATCTCGATGGTAACTACCAATTACATTGTCTATGGATCGTAGGATCATCCGCTGGAAGGCCTTTGCTTGGCTTGCCGAGATGCGCTGGGAGTGAAAGTAAGagcgatatacatatagtgtaGGATGAAGGAGTCAATGCCGGGCACCACCTACTTTACTTTTGTCAGGATTTTACACTTGTCTCGCACCTTCGGATCCGGGGACAAAAACGTGTTTACGCATCGCACGAAAGGGCGTTATACAGGAGCAGTTTTAATCTTGGAATCAACGCAGGCACTGCGTGCTTCTAAATCTGGGGGGGGAATCACTCGAGATTTGAATGacacaataaatatttgtgtCGAATTAATTTGAGGGGGGattacagtgaaattttgataatatcgagtttttgatttttgaaacgtctaaaaaagatgtgatcaaATATTCCTCTCAACAGAATTTAGATTATGGTATTATgtgtcttgaaaaaaaatttcaatctcctgTGATGAAAGTTTGTGCGCAAGGAACTTTTAGCAGGAAATTTTCAGTGTATCGCTCCCAAAACTTCCTTGTGCATACACTTTCATCGCAggaggttgaaattttttttcaggatacATACTGCCATAATCTAGATTTTATTGGAggaaatttttgatcacatcatttttagtcatttgaaaaacaaaaaactcgatttcatcaaaatttcaccgaagtcCCTCCTTTAATTAACTtagtttatttcaatttatgaatattaatttttttcttgataatTTTTGCGAATACATTCTAATTCAAGTGAGTTTAAAAATGTTCAGTCCattcctttttatttcttgttaatTCGAgtcaatttctttcaattgaacttaactttttaatttgaatttaattttttttcgcacatAATTCAGTTATTTCTTAGTTAATTCTGATTATTTCAgttaatttttgataattcagtTTATTCTCATTGATTTAGTTATTTTGCATTAATTCAGTTGATTCTCGTTAATTCAGGTAAATTATGATCAATTCACAAACTTATTGATGCATAAATTCAGTGAGTTATTTCCCCCTCGTCCAAATCAAGTGCAGCAGCTAGAAGAAATAGAATTTTGTCCTCTTTCCGGTACAACGCAAGGTCGAATATTCCCAAGTTTACGTGCCACGATGCACGTATCTGTACATTCCGATGTATCTATACCCATGATTTTTTGATTCACTTTTTTCGTCGTCCTATTACACTATTACGATACAGAAACAATTGTGTATTAGAACGGgagtaatattatattttcaaggcACGATGGATTGGACACGGAAATATGAAACAATATTTACGCATCGAATTACGTAAAAGTTTACACACACCTATACGCGTATTTATCCTTGACATTATAGAATACTTGAGCATGATTGGCAATCAGTAAAAGTCACTGTATCTGTACGATTCCTTGAGTTATTCTAGcattgtgtttgttttgagtAGTTGTAGGcaggtgtatacctatatgcgtCATACGCATGCTTGTAGAACAGCAAAATACTTGGGAATAAAACCGTTTTTACAATTCAATCGCAGGCTTGGCAAAAGGGAATAATGTGTAAatgtattttctaaaatttattcatgttGAGCTCGCGTAACTGCGACGTATAATTCATTCTCTTATAGATTTTTGGTTGGTTCATTCATTGCCACGCGGCATCTTGCTCGAGGTCACGGACGAGCATAAATTTAATGACTCCTGGAACGACGTCAAAAAAGAAGTAATGCacgtaaaattgaaatgtcAAGAATGCCTACCCTCTTGTCACGAAAGTACACTTGGT from Diprion similis isolate iyDipSimi1 chromosome 12, iyDipSimi1.1, whole genome shotgun sequence encodes the following:
- the LOC124413483 gene encoding uncharacterized protein LOC124413483, whose translation is MPGSEITASSESLVSTATSRKSSSYWSHMVSHYEKRKASLEQRQTELAERIHLMECAVPSLLMGAMVSMKRNADPSARLLQTGLRLNEQPSTSACSANPEGRDAPNCRSNEPTGLRRANTRPEPGRFCKNTDFRP
- the LOC124413527 gene encoding uncharacterized protein LOC124413527; amino-acid sequence: MNSFRTSDLGTADLGSGNVSNEKGTNSHWKDIVNKYERRNASLERRQAQLSERLRAMECALPSMLMNAMVSMHYGTEPPSMDLTSILSKSGVGSGTQGVDLNQPISESYQIELVYKRDEEPFDANRQGKNSKDSTSTSVRSSRFATGDDSHLNHNTTSDGQVPTDDEGLSVMSSRDLIALGRIQELAEQERLLKRYICDLESRERTFCETLEKANRLLNDPLDCMECLPICPGAEVKEPLSNDPVIQRLQKLEFYNKRMITSMRSLRQEKNVLIKQTDMLKTQLRSTQEKLGEVQKEVLGDSKVIPVMGEPSFTAVRGTCSCASTTNKENTVGKSTSPKTLIQLAEQFEDVLEKAKNRGLCKLSGPIKETATKLKQLSKSEEGYKCICDCPCDPTTKKDGPCPKCLCGQFDADKLGENGDWFCNSCGGECVCDLVSLDDDSSETNQDKTRNCECGCKDDEIACRCGCGIVNSNDVSETGDISKTVARKLSEDLDGIICKDCGNCKCGDDHSRCPDCIEACTCSCTTKTVPESLPTHDEIQSGSKTRELQDPNICGPRCACSDSNTKSSENDVVDELRRRFVFPLGNKGNPDLHPCFECEQKEPCDVCFTEELKRLDESKVTARSVLKQSLIPPSSIPCEECLKFGTQRSKDGGKTSPMCNLCQVRVIPNFGAEKTSEIIVGDEGSGDQLDSKKNHDSNCPCGCEATISTNPDQCLCGCDDDANSHHAIKKDSCPCGCDETTGQHEALQESGCDCECAKGGVHCDYCCCVDSVVKMLNDDKMAHEKSPETCPCIEDSNREAEMERLARTLQQEVDSIGRKNYVLQQLVAKCGCSSPEIIEGFYPSDGCPYHDPAPLRPTISGLQATVELLRVKNRSKDGMIAALAENLGDSVDPGKIVEKLAKSIAAATEQDFDQCRLYDYLNSPGCAQISSKLPSRDEISTREEESEDFGQIAGARDAEMINQSRYGIPPPRDFAVLNKICDDCLLVAWSHPNDISFVNGYEILVNGYLASRVRSPTRTEALLVSLDMSRPVLLTLYSVGPGGSCSEPVRITHPHCPCIDNQHVFR
- the LOC124413525 gene encoding uncharacterized protein LOC124413525, with the protein product MARGRFKLFHNMTGDVFTLFVVISLTAAQLQAFFNTTAQPINSNFTCAGRPTGYYADVPSNCRIYYNCDDQGNKFSYLCPEMTAFRQEALICDHAYLVDCQAGVRLGKMVHEPSAESESISTMTQPSRWMTGNLYRNFSSKNNSTVGKEVSTGRFHFGTVNSPERSNNSNVVPNWADDQRMKQVSSTESFSGDKYRVYNKSPFGYQRLNVSENWQSDRQQTFSNLPTEARFGTHFEKLIKSKQVYPRDGSGEDQFTVNSKEQHIESTTSRSGFGYPRTTESHFSFQNSNYPRWDKVGAKSTQNPGRPSTTTPTTPLTSGFPQRDYTASLKPLVPNVLEDDPYYPTETGTTTEIYFTPSENNDVLPRALTAPNFQPPLVGVYFKVPDVWPDLNTIDDIVDRRKLFYIPRTNNFS